CGGTGTGGGGCACGTTTGGCTGGGGCATGGCCGTGTTGTTCAGTTACTTTGACGCCTACCACAGCCACGGCGAAGACGCCACTGAGCGTGAATACGCCAAACTCACCAACAAGAAGAATTCTTGAAAACCTAAAGGTAATTTTGGTAGTTTTGTACATAGACCAAAATAGCTAACCATGCCTACATTTAGATCTGGGGTTCTGTTCGGAGACGAAGTACAGGACCTGTTCAAGTACGCCAACGACAATAACTTTGCGCTGCCCGCTGTCAACGTGATTGGTACCAACTCCATCAACGCGGTCTTGGAAACAGCCAAAGCGGTGAATTCCCCGGTTATCATCCAGTTCTCTCAAGGCGGAGCCCAGTTCTTTGCCGGTAAAGGCTTAAACAATGACGGTCAGGCCGCCGCTATTGCCGGGGCCATCTCCGGTGCGCAGCACGTGCATTTGATGGCCGAGGCCTACGGCGTTCCCGTGGTCCTGCACACCGACCATGCCGCCCGTAAATTGCTTCCTTGGATTGACGGTCTCTTAGATGCCGGCGAGAAATTCCACGCGCAGCACGGCAAACCGCTGTTCAGCTCGCACATGCTGGATCTTTCTGAGGAAGACCTGGAAGAGAATATCTCTACCTGCGTTTCTTACCTGGAGCGCATGAACAAACTGGGCATGACCATTGAGATTGAACTGGGCGTGACCGGCGGCGAAGAAGATGGCGTGGACAACTCAGACGTAGACAGCGAGCACCTTTATACCCAGCCCGAGCACGTGGCTCACGCCTACGAGCAATTAGGCAAAGTGAGCAACCGCTTTACCGTGGCCGCCGCTTTCGGGAACGTGCACGGCGTGTACAAGCCTGGTAATGTTGAATTACGCCCTGAAATCCTGCGTAACTCACAGGAATATATTCAGGAGAAATTCAAGACAGGCCCTAACCCGGTAGACTTTGTGTTCCACGGCGGCTCTGGCTCTGAGAAGGAGAAAATCAAGGAAGCCATTGAGTACGGTGCTATCAAAATGAACATTGACACCGACATGCAATGGGCGTTCTGGGACGGCATCAAGAATTACTATGAAGGCAAGCGCGATTACCTGCAAGGCCAGATCGGTAACCCAGACGGCGAAGACAGCCCCAACAAGAAGCACTATGACCCGCGTGTCTGGCTGCGCAAAGGCGAAGAAACCTTCATCGCCCGCCTGAAAGAAGCCTTCGAGGATTTGAACTGCATCAACCGCAACGCCTAATTCAGGTGCTGATTTTTTCATGTGCTGATGTGCGAATGGAAAAGTCTCAGCCAGCAAAAAGCCGATCCTTTGGGAGCGGCTTTTTTATTCAAAATAGGTTATTTCCTTATGCACAACTCGCCATTTACCTTTCTCATTTTTTAAGCTAAAGGAATGGCCATAGCCACACAGCCTGTCACAAGCAAAAGTTAATTCTATATAAGCTTTAGTTTGATCTTGTGAGAAAACCGGATTTGAGAAAATGAAGAATGCATTCGCCTTCTCTTGTGATTCATTTAATGCTTCTTCCAAAAGCAAAAGTGATTCAACTTTTACGCCATTTTCTCTCAGGTTTGTGATAGCCGTACGCTTTCTTAACCATGCTTTCTCTAGAAACCTGAAATATGTCGAATCCTTGTGTGAGAAAAGATAATGGTTTCCTGAAGAATCAGCTTTGACTAACAATAAATCCTTCAATTTAATCCCTGTCCCAGGCATGATAGGTGGAGTAATAGAATCACTTGTAAGAAGTTTAAATTCCAATATATCAGAACTTAGCGCATAAGAATCTTTGTGATTTAACAGTACAGGAAGACTATCATGTTTAATGATAGCTGTTATTATTGCTTGAACGTCAGAATTAGATGGCAAATGAAATTCCACATTCTTCTCTTTACTGCAGGATATTAGAAGAAAAATCCCGAAGCAAAATGTGAGTAGTTTAGGCATGATTTTATCATTTAATGGTAGATGCCTTACAAAAGGCAAATCCATAAAACCATTTAGTGTAAACATCCCCTTCACCCTCTTCAAAGGGGGAATCCCCATGTAGGCAGAGCTATAGCCTTTGCTAGCTATTCAAAAAAACCTTAATGCGGAGGTTGGTCAAAGGAAACGACGCCTTCAGCAGGCACTGGCCGCAAGGCATACAACACGGGCTTGCTGGGGCTCGCATCCATCACCAAACTGGTCACCTGCAAGTTCAATAAATACCATCCATCTTCCACGGCATCTGGCACAAAAATTAATTCAGTAATAGTAGCAGAATCCCGTGTAGCAGCAGGATATTGCCAGAACGCATGATGCGCCAGCAAAGCCCCGCCGTCTTCTTCCCGGTCCACAGAGGGCAAGTCCACGAGCAAATGTTCTATGCCATTAACAGCTAGAAATGCAGCCAAGGCAGGTTCTAAATAACAAGGATTGGTGCCGGAGTACTGCGCGGTGCGTTTGCTTTCTGAGTTTGGCAACGAACGCAACACTAAGGCCTCTGGCAGGTAA
This region of Rufibacter sp. LB8 genomic DNA includes:
- the fbaA gene encoding class II fructose-bisphosphate aldolase, producing MPTFRSGVLFGDEVQDLFKYANDNNFALPAVNVIGTNSINAVLETAKAVNSPVIIQFSQGGAQFFAGKGLNNDGQAAAIAGAISGAQHVHLMAEAYGVPVVLHTDHAARKLLPWIDGLLDAGEKFHAQHGKPLFSSHMLDLSEEDLEENISTCVSYLERMNKLGMTIEIELGVTGGEEDGVDNSDVDSEHLYTQPEHVAHAYEQLGKVSNRFTVAAAFGNVHGVYKPGNVELRPEILRNSQEYIQEKFKTGPNPVDFVFHGGSGSEKEKIKEAIEYGAIKMNIDTDMQWAFWDGIKNYYEGKRDYLQGQIGNPDGEDSPNKKHYDPRVWLRKGEETFIARLKEAFEDLNCINRNA
- a CDS encoding cyclase family protein gives rise to the protein MLSTSATITFRDKVYQFNPLKPLDISLPLAPGPENVNCFWAEPVKVDTIVVGDFVGSVALGGSTNYQRVHLTPHGNGTHTECYGHISPDPAATLDQCLKRFLFAGQVVSVEPRVQKNGDLVVMASDVLTALDIDYLPEALVLRSLPNSESKRTAQYSGTNPCYLEPALAAFLAVNGIEHLLVDLPSVDREEDGGALLAHHAFWQYPAATRDSATITELIFVPDAVEDGWYLLNLQVTSLVMDASPSKPVLYALRPVPAEGVVSFDQPPH